Proteins encoded within one genomic window of Sandaracinaceae bacterium:
- the hisG gene encoding ATP phosphoribosyltransferase, producing MARPLTIAVPKGRILKQLCVLLEKAGLDPATLRADDRRLVRDDPEAGLRYLLLKPDDVPTYVEYGAADLGVVGRDVLLEREYDLYAPLDLGIGRCRMMVAGLPDAPEPARTLRVGTKFPNVAGRHYRRQGKPVEIIFVQGSVELAPLTGLADRIVDLVESGETLRQNGLVTLEHVCDVSSVVVANRAGLKLERSRIRPLLDALAAATAA from the coding sequence ATGGCGCGCCCGCTGACGATCGCGGTCCCGAAGGGGCGGATCCTGAAGCAGCTCTGCGTGCTGCTCGAGAAGGCCGGCCTCGACCCGGCCACCCTCCGCGCCGACGACCGGCGCCTGGTGCGCGACGACCCCGAGGCCGGCCTGCGCTACCTGCTGCTCAAGCCGGACGACGTGCCCACCTACGTGGAGTACGGCGCGGCGGATCTCGGGGTGGTCGGCCGCGACGTCCTGCTCGAGCGCGAGTACGACCTCTACGCGCCGCTCGATCTCGGCATCGGCCGCTGCCGCATGATGGTCGCGGGCCTCCCGGACGCGCCCGAGCCCGCGCGCACGCTGCGCGTCGGCACCAAGTTCCCCAACGTCGCGGGCCGCCACTACCGCCGTCAGGGCAAGCCGGTCGAGATCATCTTCGTGCAGGGCTCGGTGGAGCTGGCCCCGCTCACCGGGCTCGCCGATCGCATCGTCGATCTGGTCGAGAGCGGCGAGACGCTGCGGCAGAACGGGCTCGTCACGCTGGAGCACGTCTGCGACGTCTCGAGCGTGGTCGTCGCCAACCGCGCGGGCCTCAAGCTCGAGCGCTCCCGCATCCGGCCGCTGCTCGACGCGCTGGCGGCGGCCACGGCCGCGTAG